A stretch of the Aegilops tauschii subsp. strangulata cultivar AL8/78 chromosome 4, Aet v6.0, whole genome shotgun sequence genome encodes the following:
- the LOC109762006 gene encoding acetolactate synthase small subunit 1, chloroplastic — protein sequence MAAAAAATPHLAAVGTGSHHHHQPPPRPPVSISARPRARIVPVAAAAATPATDGVAPVPPHPRRSVVKRHTISVFVGDESGMINRIAGVFARRGYNIESLAVGLNKDKALFTIVVSGTEKILTQVVEQLYKLVNVIQVDDLSKEPQVERELMLIKLNVEPEQRLEVMGLVDIFRAKVVDLSDHTLTVEVTGDPGKIAAVQRNLNKFGIKEVARTGKIALRREKMGQTAPFWRFSVASYPDLEVKMPSKSTLSTAKTTSGDSEESSQGDVYPVESYESFSMNQILDAHWGAMTDSDPTGFCSHTLSILVNDSPGVLNVVTGVFARRGYNIQSLAVGPAEKTGTSRITTVVPGNDESIAKLVQQLYKLIDVYEVQDLTHLPFAARELMIIKVAGNTSARREILDIAEDVFRAKTVDVSGHTITLQLTGDLDKMVALQRLLEPYGICEIARTGRVALCRESGVDSKYLRGYSLPG from the exons atggccgccgccgccgcggcaaCTCCTCACCTCGCCGCGGTCGGGACTGGGTCCCACCATCACCACCAGCCGCCGCCTCGTCCGCCCGTGTCCATCTCGGCCAGACCGAGGGCGCGCATCGTGCCCGTCGCCGCGGCGGCCGCTACTCCGGCCACCGACGGCGTCGCGCCGGTGCCACCCCACCCCAGGCGCTC GGTTGTAAAGCGCCACACGATATCAGTTTTTGTTGGGGATGAGAGTGGGATGATCAATCGGATTGCCGGGGTCTTCGCGAGAAGAGGGTACAACATTGAGTCATTGGCAGTTGGGCTGAACAAGGACAAGGCGCTGTTCACCATTGTAGTGTCAGGAACAGAGAAAATACTCACACAGGTCGTGGAGCAGCTCTACAAACTTGTCAATGTTATACAG GTTGATGATTTGTCAAAGGAACCACAAGTTGAAAGAGAGCTCATGCTTATAAAACTAAACGTAGAGCCGGAACAGCGACTCGAG GTGATGGGTTTGGTTGACATTTTCAGAGCCAAAGTGGTTGATCTTTCAGACCATACACTAACTGTTGAG GTAACTGGCGATCCTGGAAAAATTGCTGCTGTACAGAGGAACCTGAACAAATTCGGGATCAAAGAAGTTGCCAGAACTGGCAAG ATAGCTTTGCGGCGTGAGAAAATGGGACAAACAGCTCCTTTTTGGAGGTTCTCCGTAGCTTCCTATCCTGATCTTGAAGTAAAAATGCCTTCAAAATCTACACTAAGCACTGCAAAGACAACCAGTGGGGATTCTGAGGAATCATCCCAG GGCGATGTTTATCCAGTGGAATCTTATGAAAGCTTCTCGATGAATCAAATTCTTGATGCTCATTGGGGTGCCATGACTGACAGTGAT CCTACAGGGTTTTGTTCACATACTTTGTCGATCCTTGTGAATGATTCCCCTGGAGTTCTTAATGTCGTAACGGGTGTCTTTGCCCGGAGGGGCTACAATATTCAG AGTCTTGCTGTTGGCCCAGCTGAAAAAACGGGCACTTCTCGCATCACCACTGTCGTTCCTGGAAATGATGAATCTATCGCCAAGCTAGTACAACAACTTTACAAGCTCATTGATGTTTATGAG GTTCAAGATCTTACACATTTACCATTTGCGGCTAGAGAGTTAATGATCATAAAGGTCGCTGGGAACACCTCAGCTCGCAGGGAAATCCTGGATATTGCTGAGGATGTTTTCAGGGCCAAAACGGTTGATGTATCAGGCCACACAATAACTCTTCAG CTTACTGGAGACCTTGATAAAATGGTTGCACTACAAAGGTTGCTTGAGCCCTACGGCATCTGTGAG ATTGCACGAACTGGCAGGGTTGCGCTGTGCCGTGAGTCAGGAGTCGATTCTAAGTACCTCCGGGGGTATTCCCTTCCTGGATAG